A genomic window from Salvia miltiorrhiza cultivar Shanhuang (shh) chromosome 5, IMPLAD_Smil_shh, whole genome shotgun sequence includes:
- the LOC130986852 gene encoding E3 ubiquitin-protein ligase CCNB1IP1 homolog isoform X2, with the protein MRCNACWRELEGRAIATTCGHVLCTEDAGKILSNDGSCPICDQVLSRSLMKPMDINPNDEQANMAMVGISPQTLMKSSYRSIMFYIGQRDLEMQVKMKKIVAQYRQKYEEMQEKLTQKVEEAYGAYQKMGKRCQILAQENENLAKDKLELQEKFSEKCRQKRKLDEMYDEARNEIESLKRSAIQPANNFFSRTETDLFSDPARRLDNRDSIRTGPRDDMWSTRRNNSNSTFDMSGGSPAKQSAIPAETGNRVPSSHPSFGTGVGSRPANPSMTLRNLILSPIKRPQLSRSRPQLFM; encoded by the exons ATGAGATGCAATGCTTGCTGGCGGGAGTTGGAAGGGCGAGCCATCGCCACCACCTGTGGTCACGTCTTGT GCACCGAAGATGCCGGTAAGATCCTCAGCAATGATGGTTCATGTCCTATTTGTGATCAAGTGCTCTCTAGAAG TCTTATGAAGCCAATGGACATCAATCCAAATGATGAACAGGCCAAT ATGGCCATGGTGGGAATATCTCCTCAAACAT TAATGAAGTCCTCGTATAGaagtataatgttttatattgggCAAAGAGATTTGGAGATGCAAGTCAAGATGAAGAAAATAGTGGCTCAGTATCGGCAGAAATATGAAGAAATGCAAGAGAAACTTACACAGAAAGTGGAGGAGGCTTATGGTGCGTACCAGAAAATGGGTAAGAGGTGCCAGATATTGGCTCAAGAGAATGAGAATCTGGCGAAGGATAAACTGGAACTGCAGGAAAAGTTTTCAGAAAAATGCAG GCAGAAAAGGAAACTCGATGAAATGTACGATGAAGCAAGAAACGAAATTGAGTCATTGAAGCGCTCAGCAATTCAGCCAGCAAACAATTTCTTCTCTAGAACAGAAACTGATCTGTTCTCAGATCCAGCCAGAAGGTTGGATAACAGAGATTCGATCAGGACAG GGCCAAGAGATGACATGTGGTCGACAAGACGCAACAATTCTAACTCCACATTTGACATGTCTGGTGGCTCACCTGCGAAACAGTCGGCTATTCCTGCTGAAACTGGTAATCGAGTACCAAGTTCTCACCCTTCTTTTGGCACTGGAGTTGGATCACGCCCAGCAAATCCTTCAATGACTCTGAGGAATCTTATCCTTTCACCTATAAAGCGGCCCCAACTCTCCCGTAGTCGACCTCAACTGTTCAT GTGA
- the LOC130986852 gene encoding E3 ubiquitin-protein ligase CCNB1IP1 homolog isoform X1 translates to MRCNACWRELEGRAIATTCGHVLCTEDAGKILSNDGSCPICDQVLSRSLMKPMDINPNDEQANMAMVGISPQTLMKSSYRSIMFYIGQRDLEMQVKMKKIVAQYRQKYEEMQEKLTQKVEEAYGAYQKMGKRCQILAQENENLAKDKLELQEKFSEKCRQKRKLDEMYDEARNEIESLKRSAIQPANNFFSRTETDLFSDPARRLDNRDSIRTDWSALTPDTPGPRDDMWSTRRNNSNSTFDMSGGSPAKQSAIPAETGNRVPSSHPSFGTGVGSRPANPSMTLRNLILSPIKRPQLSRSRPQLFM, encoded by the exons ATGAGATGCAATGCTTGCTGGCGGGAGTTGGAAGGGCGAGCCATCGCCACCACCTGTGGTCACGTCTTGT GCACCGAAGATGCCGGTAAGATCCTCAGCAATGATGGTTCATGTCCTATTTGTGATCAAGTGCTCTCTAGAAG TCTTATGAAGCCAATGGACATCAATCCAAATGATGAACAGGCCAAT ATGGCCATGGTGGGAATATCTCCTCAAACAT TAATGAAGTCCTCGTATAGaagtataatgttttatattgggCAAAGAGATTTGGAGATGCAAGTCAAGATGAAGAAAATAGTGGCTCAGTATCGGCAGAAATATGAAGAAATGCAAGAGAAACTTACACAGAAAGTGGAGGAGGCTTATGGTGCGTACCAGAAAATGGGTAAGAGGTGCCAGATATTGGCTCAAGAGAATGAGAATCTGGCGAAGGATAAACTGGAACTGCAGGAAAAGTTTTCAGAAAAATGCAG GCAGAAAAGGAAACTCGATGAAATGTACGATGAAGCAAGAAACGAAATTGAGTCATTGAAGCGCTCAGCAATTCAGCCAGCAAACAATTTCTTCTCTAGAACAGAAACTGATCTGTTCTCAGATCCAGCCAGAAGGTTGGATAACAGAGATTCGATCAGGACAG ATTGGTCAGCTCTCACTCCTGACACTCCAGGGCCAAGAGATGACATGTGGTCGACAAGACGCAACAATTCTAACTCCACATTTGACATGTCTGGTGGCTCACCTGCGAAACAGTCGGCTATTCCTGCTGAAACTGGTAATCGAGTACCAAGTTCTCACCCTTCTTTTGGCACTGGAGTTGGATCACGCCCAGCAAATCCTTCAATGACTCTGAGGAATCTTATCCTTTCACCTATAAAGCGGCCCCAACTCTCCCGTAGTCGACCTCAACTGTTCAT GTGA
- the LOC130986851 gene encoding probable NADH kinase isoform X2, producing the protein MSIHLMKPPPPLTVTRLQVLRYLYNRTLAHKNAINFCQNILKKKSVEWKTAFRGDLSEPIPDVDLVITVGGDGTLLQASHLMDDSIPILGVNSDPTQPKEVAEFSEEFDATRSTGYLCASTTSNFEQVVDGILENRAEPSELSRMAITINSKPIPTYALNDILLAHPCPAAVSRFSFRIKKDGEPSSLHHSRSSGLRVSTGAGSTAAMHSTGGFTMPILSRELQYLVREPISAGDSSHLTHGFVKSYETMDISWFCREGLLFIDGSHVVHSIQLGDTIELSSRAPQLKVYLSPHLLSRVE; encoded by the exons ATTGCAGGTATTGAGATATTTATATAACAGGACGTTGGCTCACAAAAATGCCATTAACTTCTGCCAGaatattttgaagaaaaaatccgttgaatggaaaactgctttccGTGGTGATCTTTCTGAGCCTATCCCTGATGTTGATCTGGTCATTACAGTTGGAGGTGATGGCACACTATTACAAGCAAGCCATTTGATGGATGATTCAATCCCAATTCTTGGAGTAAATTCTGATCCCACTCAACCAAAAGAA GTAGCAGAATTCAGTGAAGAGTTTGATGCAACAAGGAGCACTGGATATCTTTGTGCTTCCACTACCAGCAACTTTGAACAG GTAGTAGATGGTATCCTTGAGAATCGCGCTGAACCATCCGAATTATCACGGATGGCCATTACTATCAACTCAAAGCCTATTCCAACCTATGCTCTCAATGATATTCTACTCGCACATCCATGTCCTGCAGCAGTTTCTCGATTCTCATTTAG GATCAAGAAAGATGGGGAACCCTCCTCTCTACATCACTCGAGATCAAGTGGCCTCAGAGTGTCAACAGGCGCTGGATCAACGGCTGCAATGCACTCTACTGGTGGATTCACAATGCCCATTTTATCGAGGGAGTTGCAGTATTTGGTGAGGGAGCCCATTTCTGCAGGGGATTcttcacacttaacacacgggtTTGTGAAATCATACGAAACGATGGATATCTCCTGGTTTTGTAGAGAGGGGCTCCTGTTTATTGATGGTTCGCATGTGGTCCATTCCATTCAGCTTGGAGATACAATAGAACTATCTTCCAGGGCTCCGCAGTTGAAAGTATATTTGTCACCCCATTTGTTATCACGTGTCGAAtga
- the LOC130986851 gene encoding NADH kinase isoform X1, with protein sequence MVRKRLLLLLKPFDVYPSYETTTTSNRHKVLRYLYNRTLAHKNAINFCQNILKKKSVEWKTAFRGDLSEPIPDVDLVITVGGDGTLLQASHLMDDSIPILGVNSDPTQPKEVAEFSEEFDATRSTGYLCASTTSNFEQVVDGILENRAEPSELSRMAITINSKPIPTYALNDILLAHPCPAAVSRFSFRIKKDGEPSSLHHSRSSGLRVSTGAGSTAAMHSTGGFTMPILSRELQYLVREPISAGDSSHLTHGFVKSYETMDISWFCREGLLFIDGSHVVHSIQLGDTIELSSRAPQLKVYLSPHLLSRVE encoded by the exons GTATTGAGATATTTATATAACAGGACGTTGGCTCACAAAAATGCCATTAACTTCTGCCAGaatattttgaagaaaaaatccgttgaatggaaaactgctttccGTGGTGATCTTTCTGAGCCTATCCCTGATGTTGATCTGGTCATTACAGTTGGAGGTGATGGCACACTATTACAAGCAAGCCATTTGATGGATGATTCAATCCCAATTCTTGGAGTAAATTCTGATCCCACTCAACCAAAAGAA GTAGCAGAATTCAGTGAAGAGTTTGATGCAACAAGGAGCACTGGATATCTTTGTGCTTCCACTACCAGCAACTTTGAACAG GTAGTAGATGGTATCCTTGAGAATCGCGCTGAACCATCCGAATTATCACGGATGGCCATTACTATCAACTCAAAGCCTATTCCAACCTATGCTCTCAATGATATTCTACTCGCACATCCATGTCCTGCAGCAGTTTCTCGATTCTCATTTAG GATCAAGAAAGATGGGGAACCCTCCTCTCTACATCACTCGAGATCAAGTGGCCTCAGAGTGTCAACAGGCGCTGGATCAACGGCTGCAATGCACTCTACTGGTGGATTCACAATGCCCATTTTATCGAGGGAGTTGCAGTATTTGGTGAGGGAGCCCATTTCTGCAGGGGATTcttcacacttaacacacgggtTTGTGAAATCATACGAAACGATGGATATCTCCTGGTTTTGTAGAGAGGGGCTCCTGTTTATTGATGGTTCGCATGTGGTCCATTCCATTCAGCTTGGAGATACAATAGAACTATCTTCCAGGGCTCCGCAGTTGAAAGTATATTTGTCACCCCATTTGTTATCACGTGTCGAAtga